The DNA region ATACGAAATGAGAGGAGACGCATCGTCTCACAGGATTCGAGGTTCCTAAATAAAGATCAATGCAGCATCAAGGGCACCTAATGTGACAGTGTGGCATTAGTTTCACTTGTTTTTAGTGCAGGTGATGAGGGGAAAGCAGAGGATGCGGATATGCAGCCTGTCAGCAGGATGaccgcagcagcaacagcagcaaagggacgaggggtggaggggagggagggagggagggaggcaggcgGCGAGGAGCCGGGACGTTTGGAGCCTTCAGGACTGCCATCTTACGTAATCAGTTTaaccttttattcattttcaccCGTTATATCATTAAAGGTGAGGGTCCAGTCACATTAAGTCACTTATAATACGTTGCTTTCTGTACCTGTTGGAGATGCGCGTGACCACAGGAGGATGCACGAGTTCTTATGATTGCTTTACTAGATCACTAAAACTGCACTTCAGCATTCATGCATGACTGACTCACTGGAGGGCGACCGTACTAGTTTTTATGTTGTTAAaatgatgagtgtgtgtgtgtgtgtgtgtgtgtgtgtttgtgggcatTTGTCTGACAGAGactgagggagacagagagcacaagagaggaaagaaagagcaGATGTCAACATGTCAGGAAAAAGTGACATCAAATCTATCAAAATAGAGACACGTTCAGCATTTCATGGATGCTGGAAATGTGTGTGCAGTACACTTATTTAAACACCAGGCGGCAGTGTTACCGATAATCAAGATGGGAGGCCATGCCAAATTGATTCACAGACCCATTTAAAATGTGCAGAAGGCAGAACTGCTACTCTGGGCTGAACTTTTTGTACATCAGCGTCTCTTCCGGgctctgtgtgtgcctgcattCAGATGTTCAGAGGATTGAAGCAATTCCCCCATGAATGCTGAAAACCCCCCAATGTGGGTTGACTGAGCTCATACCCATATGGGGCATAGCTGCCTGCCAACTGCAGCCTACGTAACTCCCAAATCCAGAGTCAACTAATGATCTGCATCGAAAAAGAAGCATCTGATGTTTGCTCTCTGGTTTAACAGCACATATGGTGCATGCAAACACTTAAAACAGAGACAATTTAGCAGAATGAAATAAGAAATAAGTCGTTATATTATCAAGAGACTGCAATTTCATGACTCGCGCAGCAACATTGTTGCTGAGAATTATACGCATCCACGCAAAAAGAGTAAGTCACTGTTGTGAATACGGGTACTTCTGCTAATGCCCAATTAATCTGAGCAAATGAAAACATGACCATGTGTCTTATATTGCTAAATCAGAGTAGGTACTTCCCCCCTAACTATTAATGTTTTGCTTGTCTATCACTATGATGACAGCAACAATCTTCTCACTTTTGCCATTCCAGATCAaaatctccttctctcttctttgtCTCCCCCAACTAATCTGTGCCACCCACTTTGGCATCGCTGTCATTTTTCACCTCTACTTCTAttccctttccctccctcctgtcatcccctctcctccactctcaaTTTGCCTAGCCTCATTCAGAACGTGGCTTTTGTGATTGGTTAGTATTTATATCAACTAGGTCCCAGTGCCACCTGGGACGACGGCGTCAGATCCAGGTCACGGTAGCCAGAACCATTCTTCGGCTCTGCATGAATCGGTCCGCTCCGATTCAGTCCAGTCCTTCTGCCATTCAAAGCCAGCATCACAGACAGACTGCAGACTGACCCGCTGGCATCATCACCCATGGGTAGGTAGGCGCACATATGAGCACCAGCAGGTGATGCTTCGCTGGTGTCTTTTAACACACACGGACAGGTAAAGTGGGATGTCTGCATGACTGCATCACACATAGAGATGAATATTAACACAAAGCTTACCTTTAAATGTAGGAATACCACTGTTGCAGAGGCAACAGTGAGAAGAAAGCTGGAAGACAGGTAAAGGTAGGTAGCTTTAATTGTATTACAAGATATTGTAATGGTCCACAGCAGATTTGTGAATAAGTTCATGATTATAATAGCTGCCTGTTATGATAAATGTCCTCAACTATTTCAGGTGTTTTCACGGTCATTCACTGTAAAAGCATTAAATGGAAAATAGTGATCCATATTTTTGGAATTATTAATATACGTAGCATCAGTGTTCTAGGCTAGCACGACCCTGTGCTGCTACCTGCTCGCCGCCAGTGTTTCATGGTTATAGAGTTAGTTTACACAGGATTATTGTAAGATAATCCACTTACAGAATTTAGAGACATGAGTCGCCATCTGTTTCTATTTATCACAGCGAGGGAGCCGTCAGCACTGCCTGACAGAACACAAGCGGCACTGTGGTAAGATGAAGCCGTAGAGTGAAATGTTATTGCGTATTTATCAGAATTTCTCCGGTTTGTAGTTTTTAAAGCACTATAATGGCGTCCTACAGTTCTCGCGACCTTTAAACTGCGCGCGCACTGGGGGCATGGTTGGTTTAGACGTGTTGTGTTCAGTAACTGTCGTAaaactcttttttaaataaccaGCAGAGTCGCAAGTAGTCCTGCTAAATATAATATTCATAGaaacaaaggtttaaaaataTACACAGGGCTTCAGTATAGTGTACCACAGGCTATAGttaaaattaaagtaaaattaAAGCCAAGAACGTTGTAATTGTCAAATaattattcttgttatattaagaagaaaaggaaatgtcGTAAACCTACGAAATTTTtatatgtgtttgtttaaaaggaaaataactgAGACAAACAAAAATTATCTGCGCGTTATCCAAAGTAGAATTTAGTCGCGCTATTATTGGTTCGTTTCCGTCAGTCAGTGAAGGCATCATTGTCCCTAAAGGAAGGAGTTCTCTCAGAAACGCGCTGATTGCAATTAGATGTGGGTGAAAACGCCCGATTGGTCGTGTTCTTCCAGTAATTCCCCCAGTTTTGCgaatctctcctcatctctgtgAGTACTGAGACTGGCATTTGCTGATTTTAACTATATTTTCTTCGCTGAACCTCCTGTTATGCCACTTTTTAGATTGATTCTGTATTGATTTCTAATTAACCCCACCTCTGTTGTTTGCAAGATTACATCGTTGAATTTGTATTTTGTCAAATACttgaccttttctttatttggtGATTCAGAATGAAAAAGTCCTTTTGACAATGAAGTTTGCCACCTGCTGTCATCAAACCTCTTAAAGCACCAGCTCTACAATCTACATATTATTGCTTTATTGGTGCCATTGACAAAGGTATGTAAATCATTTATCATGTCAAACTTTGCCCATGTACGTTTGCCAAAGTGCTTTTATCGTGAcattcttccttccttttctctttACAGATAAACGTGGAGTCCCAAATGATGCGAACAGAGAGCAAAGGCCGAAGTGCCTCTCCTCACCGGATTACCTACAAATCTGACTTCCATGCTATAAAATGTTCATTTGATACTGGGATCAGTCTACACACTGGGACCAAGACCACGTGTGCCCATTCCAACAATCTGCTAACCAGCCTGTCTGATCCCCTGTCTCACACCAGCAGTCcctccagcagagggagggtTCCCAGCACCAGGGGGACCAAAATCAGAGAGAACATCTTCCTGCAAATGGACAGCCAGCAGATGAAACAAGATGGCGGTCTAGCACTGAGTTCTGGCTCCACGCCCATTATTTCTCCCTATAATCTTAGCCAACGGGCCCATGCATCACCTTTCTGTGGCTCCATACGTCCATTTGTCAGCTCCGCCGTGGCAAATATTTCAGCAGAATCATGTCTTCCAGACAGATCATCCAGATCGGAGGAGAAAGTGGACGTCGACAGAGCTGCCCTGGCTCAGAAATTTTCCGTAACGCGGAAATTGTTTGAGACTAGGGTGATGGAGTGGGAAGATGGTGGCGGGAGTGTTTCCAAAGGCACTACAGGTCGGGGGAGCAAAGAGATGACAGACGGAAAAGCGGAGGAGAAAGAGTGGAGAGGAGCTGTTGGTCAGGCAACGTCTCATAGCCACGATCAATCCagcaaaaatatttctttaccAAAGGTTGATGTTCAGGCCTCATTGACGGGTCACCACAAAACCTCTACAATGGACGGTCCCGATGCATCTTACAATCTCAATGAAGGCAGTCAAGGAGCGCATGAAGATAGAGGAAGCATAAGTCTGGACTTGTGCTTGGCCCCGGAGGACCCACTGAGAGCGGAACTAGTTGATGTGAAGAATGAGTCTTCGGAAAGtgatgaaaatgaagaagaaaaggtgCAGGAGACTGAAAACATGCCTGAAGCCAAGCGTGGAAAGAGTGCAAACACAGTCGCTGGAGAAGGCGAACAGGACCTAGTGGATGATGTTTTTGAAGAGTCAAGCATGGAAAATGGCGAAGAGCTAAGGGCAGGTGAGAGTAACCCGATGGTTCACTTTGAAGAGCACCAGGAGTCGTCACGTGAAACGGAGTCCGATGGGGAACACGATGGAGGCGAGTATTGGCATGTCAGTGAGGAATGGATGGGATGGAGCAAAGGGTCCACTGAAGGGACAGAAACGGcgacagaagcaggagaaagCAGAGAGAACGAAAGTGGGGCAGGAGAAAGTGCGAGTGAGAGAGAAGTGACGCAAGATGAGGCCAGTGAGCAGGAAGACGGGCATTCGGGTGAGGAAGTGGCTCGAGAAGATGACCTGACAGGATTGTCAGGCGGCGACGGGGCAGAGAATGAGCAGGACTCCCACAGCCTTCATCCAGAGCCTTCAACACCACCCAGACAGGAGGGTGAAAGCTGCGTGCATGCAGAGCGTCACCTTTCACTGGAATATGAGGAAATTCCCGGTGTGCCTGAAGAGGTTGATGAGGATCCAGCATTGATTTCTGGGAGAAAGGTCAAGTTCTCAACAGCCCCAATTaaggtaaataaaataattttagcaTGTATTATTATCTTTgtgctttatttattaaaatattgtctttcaggtgtatTGCACTTATTCCAACACAGACTACGAACGCCACAATGAGGACATTGACCCCGTGTCGGCCTCGGCAGAATTTGAGCTGGAAAAGAGGGTGGAGCGGATGGACGTGTTTCCAGTGGAGATAATAAAGGGCGATCAGGGTCTGGGCATCAGTATCATAGGAATGGGGGTCGGAGCCGATCAGGGCCTGGAAAAACTGGGGATCTTTGTCAAAACGGTTACTAAAGGAGGAGCAACAGACATAGATGGAAGGTGctttacagccccccccccccttgttccctagcaggtcagaggtcagtgtggTTCTAATGATGGAGATTGCTTTCCTATGCTCTGTGCGTGTCTCAGGATTCAGGTGAATGACCAGATAGTGGAGGTGGATGGGGTGAGTCTGGTGGGAGTCTCCCAGATTTTTGCAGCCACTGTGCTGAAGAACACGTCAGGCCTGGTGAAGTAAGCCGTCTTCTTCCTTTAGTTTAGCAATTTTATAACATTGTATTCATGCTTTCTaataaataaattcacaaaAAAATTGACTTTGGATGTGAGCAATTTTCTAAAAATGGGACTATAATGTTTAGTTTTGATCCTGCTTGTTTGTGCAGGTTTTTGATTGGCCgagagaaggagggggtggagagTGAGGTGGCGCGGCTGATCAACGAAAGCCTGGAGTTGGATAAAACGTCCAGAAAGGTGCAGCGTCTGTCGCGACGGTGAAGTATCGGCAGCTTTGACAGTTCCACCTGGTGTGATCGCGCTgctttctgtgtgtgcatgaagATGGGAGAGGAGAACAGAAACAATTTCGTCTGTAACATGTCAGAGGCGgttgaggaagatgatgaagatgaggacgtTGCTGCTCTGTCCAGCCTTGAGAACTACCAGCTCTGCCAGAAATACCAGCAGGTATTTGATAGTCTTGGACATCCAGGCAGCATATAGAGTATGGAAATTGCATTGATTCTGTATTCCATCGCATTTCTGTCTCTTGTCTCTCCAGCTTCAGTTAAAACTACGCAGCGCAGCGTCCCAGCTTCACCAGGCAAGAGGAAAGGTAGGTCACTCCGCCAAGATGGAGCTCTCTCTCCTACACACAAACCCAGAAGTGTGCTCTCTTCACCTTTGCATCCACATTCAGACCCATTCGACCCATTTAACTGCATGTGTGAGGACTTGGAATGGAGCATTACTGGGACACGGACACATTCCAGGATTAttcatatatgtatatttttatgcCTCCAAGTGGTCACTACTGTGACATAACTGggttggtgctttttttttttgctttttttttttcttaagaaAGCGTTGGAAGTTCAGTGGTTTGAACGTGACAAACAACAGCTTATCTAAGAGCTTTTTATAGACATTTAATCTATTTTCTTCTGTGTGCCTGCAAAGTTGAAGGCatgggaggagcagcaggcctgCTGGGAGAGCCAGAGGAACGAGCTGGTTCAAAGAGTGGAGGATGAAGCAGAAAAAGTTGACAAAATAGAGAAGTATGGCACCCGTCTTGTATATCAGAAACACGTAAACCACACACACTCGGAAGTATGTGAGCTTATCTCACTGAAAGATCGGCAAGATGGAATTCTAACAGTGCTGAGGAATTAAAATGGCTGAAAGGGCATTTCCACCCCTCACTCTTAACATCAGGTACTGGCAGGAGGCCCAGACTCTGTGCAGGGTTGTAAGCCAGAGATTGTCTGATGCCCAGAGCCAAACGGAGAGCCTGGAGATCAAATACAGCAAAGCTAAGAGACTGGTTAGAGAATACCAGGGCAGGTATTTACCTGATCATTTCTCAAGTTCTGCAACTGTGAGTCCACCATCATACTTTatataaatgattttattcgtcaagagaggaggagaggagtaaaaGAGAAGCTGATCTAAGgcaagagatggaggagagggagaaactgCACAGAGAAACTGTCGAACGGCTGCAAACCCAGGTGAGAGGAGGCTTCTCAACCCTGTGTGGGTTTGCTTTACCGAGGCTGCCATGTTTCAGGTATTCACTGCTTTACACCATTTATCTTAGTTAGCACAGCTGGAGAAGGGGGAGCCAGGAAGAAGGAACCATTCTGCCGACCAGTTGGTTACAGGTAATCTAGAGTGTTCTCCCTGTGTCCCTTTGACTGTGGCTGAAATGCTAATGTGCAAATGCACAGATGTAAAATGTTTGTCCTCAGGTCCAGATTGGTATATTCCAGTCCCTGATACGGGGCGTCTAGACTCCAGTGCTCAAATAGCCAGAGCTCAGCTGGCCCAGAAATCCAAGCGCCACCCACCGTCCCGAG from Takifugu flavidus isolate HTHZ2018 chromosome 15, ASM371156v2, whole genome shotgun sequence includes:
- the LOC130538420 gene encoding neurabin-1-like isoform X2 produces the protein MMRTESKGRSASPHRITYKSDFHAIKCSFDTGISLHTGTKTTCAHSNNLLTSLSDPLSHTSSPSSRGRVPSTRGTKIRENIFLQMDSQQMKQDGGLALSSGSTPIISPYNLSQRAHASPFCGSIRPFVSSAVANISAESCLPDRSSRSEEKVDVDRAALAQKFSVTRKLFETRVMEWEDGGGSVSKGTTGRGSKEMTDGKAEEKEWRGAVGQATSHSHDQSSKNISLPKVDVQASLTGHHKTSTMDGPDASYNLNEGSQGAHEDRGSISLDLCLAPEDPLRAELVDVKNESSESDENEEEKVQETENMPEAKRGKSANTVAGEGEQDLVDDVFEESSMENGEELRAGESNPMVHFEEHQESSRETESDGEHDGGEYWHVSEEWMGWSKGSTEGTETATEAGESRENESGAGESASEREVTQDEASEQEDGHSGEEVAREDDLTGLSGGDGAENEQDSHSLHPEPSTPPRQEGESCVHAERHLSLEYEEIPGVPEEVDEDPALISGRKVKFSTAPIKVYCTYSNTDYERHNEDIDPVSASAEFELEKRVERMDVFPVEIIKGDQGLGISIIGMGVGADQGLEKLGIFVKTVTKGGATDIDGRIQVNDQIVEVDGVSLVGVSQIFAATVLKNTSGLVKFLIGREKEGVESEVARLINESLELDKTSRKMGEENRNNFVCNMSEAVEEDDEDEDVAALSSLENYQLCQKYQQLQLKLRSAASQLHQARGKLKAWEEQQACWESQRNELVQRVEDEAEKVDKIEKYWQEAQTLCRVVSQRLSDAQSQTESLEIKYSKAKRLVREYQGREEERSKREADLRQEMEEREKLHRETVERLQTQLAQLEKGEPGRRNHSADQLVTGPDWYIPVPDTGRLDSSAQIARAQLAQKSKRHPPSRDKLRESFRKQENDSQESPLVSASAPAHTSSRGEMSSTSSVSALSPQPPASSFVTPPVYITETAPSSCKSSESRKSKRKFPDFSGLRKSLSKKRSEKLRKYSMNKRVSTSGELLDLPAGISPSGSVSSMPSCLPFPWFSERGREKVAEGGRERLRSVSSSSLPYLTTTGRRDQTLDSDPVPTVNNNLWQSRPILEWDIQQVCLWLVSMNMDQYATEFTARGVDGTQLLSLDGEKLKALGVCSHSDRSVLKKKLKEIKKMEEKRLKQEQEKDKIFVVLEGEDKNKAKMMLEGKCVREARRSGKTVRTESIL
- the LOC130538420 gene encoding neurabin-1-like isoform X1, translating into MMRTESKGRSASPHRITYKSDFHAIKCSFDTGISLHTGTKTTCAHSNNLLTSLSDPLSHTSSPSSRGRVPSTRGTKIRENIFLQMDSQQMKQDGGLALSSGSTPIISPYNLSQRAHASPFCGSIRPFVSSAVANISAESCLPDRSSRSEEKVDVDRAALAQKFSVTRKLFETRVMEWEDGGGSVSKGTTGRGSKEMTDGKAEEKEWRGAVGQATSHSHDQSSKNISLPKVDVQASLTGHHKTSTMDGPDASYNLNEGSQGAHEDRGSISLDLCLAPEDPLRAELVDVKNESSESDENEEEKVQETENMPEAKRGKSANTVAGEGEQDLVDDVFEESSMENGEELRAGESNPMVHFEEHQESSRETESDGEHDGGEYWHVSEEWMGWSKGSTEGTETATEAGESRENESGAGESASEREVTQDEASEQEDGHSGEEVAREDDLTGLSGGDGAENEQDSHSLHPEPSTPPRQEGESCVHAERHLSLEYEEIPGVPEEVDEDPALISGRKVKFSTAPIKVYCTYSNTDYERHNEDIDPVSASAEFELEKRVERMDVFPVEIIKGDQGLGISIIGMGVGADQGLEKLGIFVKTVTKGGATDIDGRIQVNDQIVEVDGVSLVGVSQIFAATVLKNTSGLVKFLIGREKEGVESEVARLINESLELDKTSRKMGEENRNNFVCNMSEAVEEDDEDEDVAALSSLENYQLCQKYQQLQLKLRSAASQLHQARGKLKAWEEQQACWESQRNELVQRVEDEAEKVDKIEKYWQEAQTLCRVVSQRLSDAQSQTESLEIKYSKAKRLVREYQGREEERSKREADLRQEMEEREKLHRETVERLQTQLAQLEKGEPGRRNHSADQLVTGPDWYIPVPDTGRLDSSAQIARAQLAQKSKRHPPSRDKLRESFRKQENDSQESPLVSASAPAHTSSRGEMSSTSSVSALSPQPPASSFVTPPVYITETAPSSCKSSESRKSKRKFPDFSGLRKSLSKKRSEKLRKYSMNKRVSTSGELLDLPAGISPSGSVSSMPSCLPFPWFSERGREKVAEGGRERLRSVSSSSLPYLTTTGRRDQSIGSPVCSSSMAGHASDPSLSGHSHTFTFSSSETLDSDPVPTVNNNLWQSRPILEWDIQQVCLWLVSMNMDQYATEFTARGVDGTQLLSLDGEKLKALGVCSHSDRSVLKKKLKEIKKMEEKRLKQEQEKDKIFVVLEGEDKNKAKMMLEGKCVREARRSGKTVRTESIL